The Microbacterium trichothecenolyticum sequence ATACTGAGCAGCCCCGTAGCCGTCTGACGACCACGGGACGGGGCTGCCGCCATCAGTGCTCTGCCGCGGGCAGGTCGACCGGCGAGCCGAAGAAGTTCAGACGGAACTTGCCGATGCGCACTTCGGCGCCGTTGACCAGAGCGGCGCGGTCGACGCGCTCGCCGTTGACGTAACTACCGTTGAGCGAGCGCTGGTCGACGATCTCGAAAGAGGTTCCCGAGCGGGTGATCTCGGCGTGACGACGCGACACCGTGACGTCGTCGAAGAACAGGTCGGCTTCGGGGTGGCGTCCGACCGTCGTGACGTCGGTGTCGAGCAGGTAGCGGGCACCCGTCGTGGGGCCTGAGCGCACGACCAGCAGGGCCGCACCCGAAGGGAGGGCGTCGATCGCCTCGAGCTCGGCCTCGGTGAGATCGGCGCCGAAGGGCACGAACGACAGATCGGAGTCGTGACCGAAGGTCTCGGTCGTGTCGTGCGAGCGCTCGGACGCGGCGGCGTCGGCCGCGCGCCGGATGTCGTCGCGCTCGAATCGGCGGGTCTCGTCCACGGCTGCTCCTCCTCGTTCACCATAACCGACCGATCCCCACCGACGGGGGACGGGCCTCGCGCGGGCCATGATGCTGCGTGTTGTGTCTTGGATCGTCGACGCCGGCGGTCGCGGGTTCGGGTCACGAAGCGCCCGGCGGGGACACTCGAACCTACCGACCCGGGCACGGCCCTGTCGAGTCCGCCCAGGGCGTCCGATGTGTTTCCAGCCGGAATGCACGAGGGAGCGGTCGGACGGCATCGCTCGTCTCACCTGTCACGTGACCAGGTTCACCCGCGATCGAGGCACCGCCGGCTCGCACGTGCCCCGTGTCGGTGCCCCTCGTTAGGGTCGAAGGGTGACTTCCCGTATGGCGCCGCGCCGGCGCGCCCTCCCCGCCCTCCTGGCCGCCGCGCTGCTGACCGTCGCCACCCTGCTGGTGCCGGCGCTCCCCGCCGCCGCCCACGACGAACTCGTCTCGACCGATCCCTCGGCCGACGCCGTGCTCGACGCGCTCCCCGACCGGATCACGTTCACCTTCAGCGCCGACATACTCCCCGATCAGGGCGCCAC is a genomic window containing:
- a CDS encoding FHA domain-containing protein: MDETRRFERDDIRRAADAAASERSHDTTETFGHDSDLSFVPFGADLTEAELEAIDALPSGAALLVVRSGPTTGARYLLDTDVTTVGRHPEADLFFDDVTVSRRHAEITRSGTSFEIVDQRSLNGSYVNGERVDRAALVNGAEVRIGKFRLNFFGSPVDLPAAEH